CCAAAAAAGAGACTTTAACCCACAAGGTTATAGCAGAACAAAAGTGGGAGAATCTCGAACCTTAGGACTACTGTCTTCACCGTACTTGATGAGCTTGTTACACCACTGATCCAGTTCACGAACTCCCTCCTTGATAAGACGCTGCCATGCATGATCAAAAAATCTTTGGATTAGCTGTCCTTGCTGAACAAGAAACATCTTCTCAATGAGAATCAAGAATCAAACACCTTAGGACTACTGCCATCTTGTTTCACCGATTCACCGTACTGTAGAAGCTTGTTACACCACTGATCCAATTCAACAACTCCATTCTTGATAGCATAGAGCATCTGCGATGATCAACACAACAACATCAGAAACCCTAAATCGTAAAAAAACGAATAGCAAAATACTCTTATAACCTTATTGGCTTCGGACGTTTCTTGATTCGCAAGATCAGTTCCATGAAACGCCGGCGAAACATCGGAGACGCACCGCCGGAAGACCGGTGGCCGTGGCGGCAGAGACGGTGCTGTTTCCTGAGCGACGCCGCTTCGGGAAGAAAACGTATCGGAGAGAGATCGTCTGTAGATCGGAGACGAACGGACTCGCGTCGGATTAGAATCCACAGGAAGCGGAATCTTCGAGTATCCCAAGCGATTCGACATCGTTTCGTCATCCTCGGCGTCACGTGGTGGGGGAAGAAACAGCTTCTTGCGTCTACGCTCGTCGGCTTCTTTCGACTCCGGGGAGGGGCGTTTCACGGGGCTGGTGGCGGCGGCGGGGGAGGAAGACCCGAAAGATCTGTGCGATGGAAACTGCGGAGGAGACGAGTTCGCGCGGCGGCGATCGGAGGAGTTACCGAAGCTGTTGATACGGAGGAGAGAGAGATCGATGTTCTGAGTGTTGTCTTCCTCGGGGTGAGCGGAGGAGTAATCGGTTTCCTGGGAGTTATCGATTAGAGCATCTAGGGTTTCCGCCATGCTTAGGGTTAGAGTCATCGTTCTTTTCTTCTCACTGTGGAAAGTTCAAAGAGAGGAGGGAAGTTGAGGAAGGAGAGTGGAGAGACGTTCAGTGGAGTGGTTTGGTTTATATAGGCAACTCGGGTCGAGTTAACCGGAGCGAGCTTCTTTAAATTAATCGGTCCAACTAGTTTGCGCGGAACCGGTTTTTCGTACCTGGATAATTTATCCAAAACCGAGAGAACCGAACTAAACAAAATTTAAAAAGAACCGAACCAAAAAATTAAAAATATCCAAATAGTGTTATAAATTCGTGGATATTCATAACCGGCCCAATGCTAGAGAGAGACTCTACTGTAAGGAGAGAGGAAGAGAGAATCGGCATCTTGCTTTTTCCTTATTAGATTATGATTTGTACTCTTTCCATATTTGTATTTCTTTTCTTTAGTTTTTTCATTATTCTACGACGATGTAATTCCCTATATATAAAGTGCTCTTTATGTTTATGAATAATATAGAAACATACATATTCTATTATCTTGTTTCACAACAAATAGTTCATATATCTTAAAAAAATCTAAACTGGACCAAAATCTAATAAAAAAACAAGTAGTATTCAAATATACAAATAAATTTATTATATCTAAAATAATAATTATATTTAACTATAAAATAATCAAATATGTAAATACAATTTATAATTATAAATCTACATAAAATATCCAAAAAGATATAAAACTGCATTATCTAAAATTATTCCAATTATCTAACATTTTCCAAAAAAATTATCTAAAATGACCAAAATAATTAAAACTAGCCAATGTTTTATGTTACCTAAAAACCATGACAAATGTACAGAGAAAACTATCAATTAACTTCACCTTCATTTAATTTAATTAGAGTATCAAAACATTGTTTGACCTACAAGCCAGAAAATAACCCCAATCCAGAAAAACGAAAACCAAAAACAATATGCAGAGAGAACATGCAGAGCTTCATAAACTCTGATAAGCATTACATCTATATCATTGGCCTTATGAGAGAGTTTGATCAGAATTCAAAACCCCAAAATAAAATAAAAATGATAGAATGAACATCACACCACACCAGAAGAGAGTCTAATACTTTTTCCCAAGAATTATACCGATGATAACGGAAACCAAAGCCACTCCGGACATGATCTTCACTGTCATGAGATGTGAAGTTGAAGCCGTCTGAGTGGTAGCAGTAACGTTGCCCGAAGAAGAAGTTGATGCCTCTGACTTCCTCTTGCTCTTACGTTTCGTTGGTGAAGAAAAGGACAAGTCAATGTCTCGAGACTTAATGCCTACATCCATTGCCTCAGTCTCCTGCAAAGTTTGGTATAAGTAAGTGATCAAAGTCTATAATGTAAGAAGGTATCTTAACGGATATTCTGTCATTTTACTCCTAGATGTATGAATGTTATCAGTCAAACAAGTTCTGAGCTGAGATATTATGATTAACCTTAGTCTTAGCATCCGCGAGCTTCACTTTCTGTTCAAGATCTTTGACCTTTGACTCATATTCAGTGATTGTCTTTTTCTTAGCTTCAGTCTCTTCTTGTGATTGCTTTAGTGCAGACTCCAGCTCTGAATGCTTCTGCGAATATGTTTGTTTCTGTTTCCAAGGTAAATATATCAGAGCTTATAACATAATGAGGGAAGATGGATTTGTCCATAAGCGTATGTGAGATATGTAGAAGTTTAAACAGAAGAAAGATCAATAACCTGTTCATCAATAGAACTCTGAGCCGCTTTAAGCTCTTTCTGAAGCTGAACCACTTGCTCACTGAGCGCATCTCGGTCACTAGCGATATGTTCGCCTTCCTGCAGTTTTGAGGTCAGTTCTGCCACTTTTACAGACGCAGCCGTTGCATTTTCAACCTGCAGAAACATCAAACCAGTACTGTTATTATATAAGAATCTTATAACAACAGTTGTAGATGAGTGTATTACCTCTTCTTTCAACTGAGTTTCGATTTTTTTCAAACTCTTCTCAAGTTCTTCAACTTGTGATTCCAAAACAGTCTTTTCAGCAGCCACTGCTCTAAGCTTCTCAATCTCGGACACCAAAGTATCAGCTTTAGACCTCTCTACTGTTACTTGCTCCTCAAGCTTTGCAATAACTGACTGCAGCTCATCCTTTAGATCTTTTGTTGCCTGCTCCCTCTCAGCCTCCAGAGCAGAGAGCTTTGTCTGCAACTCGTTAGCCTCTGATCCATGATTAGCTAGCTCCTGGTTCAGCTTTAGATTTACTTCAGCCAGATCCCCATTTTCTTTATCAAGAACATCACACTTGGCCTTAAGCTGATCAAGCTCTTCTTTTAGAGAAGAAGATTTGCTAGACGCTTCAGCCAACTTCTCTTCATATGATTTTACTATCTCCTCAAGGCCTTTCAGTTTCTCAGTTGCCTCTGAGTCTCTGCTAGTGAACTCCTCCATCACCTTTTGGATTCTATCCTCAGAGTCTTTACTTAAAGACTCATGCAAAGCTTCAAGCTCCTTGGTTTTAGTCATAGCTTCATCTATTTCTCTTCCTTTCTTCTCAAGACTCTCTTCAGCAGACCTCAGCTT
The DNA window shown above is from Brassica oleracea var. oleracea cultivar TO1000 chromosome C3, BOL, whole genome shotgun sequence and carries:
- the LOC106333776 gene encoding uncharacterized protein LOC106333776 isoform X1; protein product: MTLTLSMAETLDALIDNSQETDYSSAHPEEDNTQNIDLSLLRINSFGNSSDRRRANSSPPQFPSHRSFGSSSPAAATSPVKRPSPESKEADERRRKKLFLPPPRDAEDDETMSNRLGYSKIPLPVDSNPTRVRSSPIYRRSLSDTFSSRSGVAQETAPSLPPRPPVFRRCVSDVSPAFHGTDLANQETSEANKMLYAIKNGVVELDQWCNKLLQYGESVKQDGSSPKRLIKEGVRELDQWCNKLIKYGEDSSPKAQVESPEEEHDKECKEGVKVDRVGEAFVVEINCPCGRNYRTLFSGRDCYYKLL
- the LOC106333776 gene encoding uncharacterized protein LOC106333776 isoform X2, encoding MTLTLSMAETLDALIDNSQETDYSSAHPEEDNTQNIDLSLLRINSFGNSSDRRRANSSPPQFPSHRSFGSSSPAAATSPVKRPSPESKEADERRRKKLFLPPPRDAEDDETMSNRLGYSKIPLPVDSNPTRVRSSPIYRRSLSDTFSSRSGVAQETAPSLPPRPPVFRRCVSDVSPAFHGTDLANQETSEANKMLYAIKNGVVELDQWCNKLLQYGESVKQDGSSPKAQVESPEEEHDKECKEGVKVDRVGEAFVVEINCPCGRNYRTLFSGRDCYYKLL